A single window of Ovis canadensis isolate MfBH-ARS-UI-01 breed Bighorn chromosome 15, ARS-UI_OviCan_v2, whole genome shotgun sequence DNA harbors:
- the LOC138420344 gene encoding olfactory receptor 2G3-like, with amino-acid sequence MNMITANFTVTEFVFLGLSSQPKMQLILFIMFLFFYLLTVVGNIIIITIIQIETRLQTPMYFFLTNLSFLDICYTSTDVPQMLSNMVGRKKTIPFPRCATQMYFSLSLGMTECVLLGVMAYDRYVAICHPLHYTVIMNQSTCVQLAGISWASSFLSSTVINVFTLSLPYCGPNVLDHFFCEVPSILRLACTDTSFTEMVVFVFTVVIVFIPFFLIVVSYARILLTVLRMRSASGRHKALSTCASHLTVVALFYGTGIFMYMRPQSKTSRAGGKIIAVFYTVITPMLNPLIYSLRNQDVKGALRRALAKRRT; translated from the coding sequence ATGAATATGATAACAGCAAACTTCACTGTGACCGAATTTGTGTTCCTGGGGCTCTCATCACAGCCAAAGATGCAGCTCATTCTTTTTATTATGTTCTTGTTCTTCTATTTATTAACCGTGGTGgggaatattattattatcactatcATCCAGATAGAAACACGGCTCCAAACTCCAATGTACTTCTTCCTCACTAATTTATCCTTTCTGGATATCTGCTACACATCCACTGATGTCCCACAAATGCTGTCCAACATGGTGGGCAGAAAGAAGACCATCCCATTTCCTAGATGTGCTACTCAGATGTACTTCTCCCTCTCCTTGGGAATGACTGAGTGCGTTCTCCTTGGAGTCATGGCTTACGACAGAtatgtggccatctgccaccCTCTTCACTACACAGTCATTATGAACCAAAGCACCTGTGTCCAGTTGGCAGGCATTTCTTGGGCCAGTAGTTTCCTGAGTTCCACAGTCATCAACGTCTTCACCTTGAGTTTACCCTACTGTGGGCCCAATGTCCTGGATCACTTCTTCTGTGAGGTTCCTTCCATCCTGAGGCTGGCTTGCACTGACACCTCATTTACCGAGATGGTTGTTTTCGTCTTCACTGTAGTCATTGtattcattccttttttcctCATTGTTGTTTCCTACGCCCGAATCCTTCTGACGGTTCTCAGGATGCGGTCAGCCTCTGGAAGGCACAAGGCTCTCTCCACCTGTGCTTCCCATCTGACAGTGGTGGCCTTATTCTATGGAACTGGTATCTTCATGTACATGAGACCCCAGTCAAAGACCTCCAGGGCTGGGGGCAAGATCATCGCGGTGTTCTACACTGTGATCACACCCATGCTCAACCCCTTGATCTATAGCCTAAGGAACCAAGATGTAAAAGGGGCTCTAAGAAGAGCTCTGGCAAAACGGAGGACATGA